In one window of Limnohabitans sp. MORI2 DNA:
- the ftsL gene encoding cell division protein FtsL yields the protein MSRVSLLLMIAVMASALYLVRTQYESRSLTTEIDRATSLARNLETENDRLDVERRAQATPVRVEKLAREQLHMRTITPAITQYATIKAGAETSVAPVASAEVRP from the coding sequence ATGAGTCGCGTGAGCTTGCTCCTCATGATCGCGGTCATGGCCAGTGCGTTGTACTTGGTGCGCACACAGTACGAGTCGCGCTCGCTCACAACAGAGATTGACCGTGCCACCAGTTTGGCGCGTAACCTAGAAACAGAAAACGATCGCTTGGATGTAGAGCGCCGTGCGCAGGCCACGCCTGTGCGTGTTGAAAAATTGGCGCGTGAGCAATTGCACATGCGCACCATCACGCCGGCCATCACCCAATACGCCACCATCAAAGCAGGTGCTGAGACATCAGTTGCGCCAGTTGCTTCTGCGGAGGTGAGGCCATGA
- a CDS encoding GTP-binding protein, which produces MLIPATILTGFLGSGKTTLLKRVLTEAHGQKIAVIENEFGEENIDNEILVSDTNEQIIQMNNGCVCCSIREDLRTTLQLLAAKKRKGLLDFERVVIETTGLADPGPVAQTFFMDDEIAESFLLDSILTLVDAKHAAQQLNDRQEARRQVGFADQIFISKADLVSPAELDALQHRLKHMNPRAPQKVAHFGEVSLSEVFDLRGFNLNAKLDIDPDFLSDDDHHHHHGEHCDHPSHKHDHSHGHDHAHGEHCDHDHVHDEHCNHGHHHHHDDDVKSFVYKTKRKFDPAKLEDFLGAIVNIYGPKMLRYKGVLNMKGTEKKVIFQGVHQLMGSDLGPDWAEGEERISKMVFIGIDLPKDILVQGLEQSLV; this is translated from the coding sequence ATGTTGATCCCCGCCACCATCCTGACCGGCTTTTTGGGCTCGGGCAAAACCACGCTGCTCAAGCGCGTGTTGACCGAAGCACATGGCCAAAAAATTGCCGTCATTGAAAACGAGTTTGGCGAAGAAAACATCGACAACGAGATCTTGGTGTCTGACACCAACGAGCAAATCATTCAGATGAACAACGGCTGCGTGTGCTGCTCGATCCGCGAAGACTTGCGCACCACATTGCAACTGTTGGCCGCTAAAAAACGCAAAGGCTTGCTCGATTTTGAGCGTGTGGTGATTGAAACCACTGGCCTCGCCGACCCCGGCCCTGTGGCGCAAACCTTTTTCATGGACGACGAAATTGCTGAGAGCTTTTTGCTTGACTCCATCTTGACCTTGGTCGACGCCAAGCACGCCGCCCAGCAGCTGAATGACCGCCAAGAAGCGCGCCGCCAAGTGGGCTTTGCCGACCAAATCTTCATCAGCAAGGCTGATCTCGTATCACCTGCCGAGCTAGATGCGTTGCAACACCGCTTGAAGCACATGAACCCACGCGCGCCACAAAAAGTGGCGCATTTCGGTGAAGTGTCTTTGAGCGAGGTGTTTGACCTGCGTGGCTTCAACTTGAACGCCAAGCTCGACATCGATCCCGACTTCTTGTCGGACGACGACCACCATCACCACCATGGCGAACACTGCGACCACCCTTCGCACAAGCATGACCATTCACATGGCCACGATCATGCGCACGGCGAACATTGCGACCATGACCATGTGCATGATGAGCATTGCAACCACGGTCACCATCACCACCATGATGATGACGTGAAGAGCTTTGTCTACAAGACCAAGCGCAAGTTCGATCCTGCCAAGCTGGAAGACTTTTTGGGCGCCATCGTCAACATCTATGGCCCCAAGATGCTGCGCTACAAAGGCGTGCTCAATATGAAAGGCACTGAAAAGAAGGTGATCTTCCAAGGCGTGCACCAGTTAATGGGCAGTGATTTAGGCCCCGATTGGGCCGAAGGCGAAGAGCGCATCAGCAAGATGGTGTTCATTGGTATTGATTTGCCGAAAGACATCTTGGTGCAAGGCCTTGAGCAATCTCTGGTTTGA
- a CDS encoding UDP-N-acetylmuramoyl-L-alanyl-D-glutamate--2,6-diaminopimelate ligase, which produces MKRLHSPQDTAQWLRTQVRGMLHTDSRRVSDGDGFIAWPGGVTDGRQFVASALKQGATACVVEHSGADAFAWTDCDAIATYDGLKAASGLIAAAYYEQPSQALDVVAITGTNGKTSTAWWLAHALQNGGKRCAIVGTLGVGEVGHLEVTGMTTPDPVLLQARLRDMVNAGVKACAIEASSIGLAEHRLDGTQVRVAMFTNFTQDHLDYHGSMDSYWQAKLALFSWTGLQATVINVDDAKGSALAAQLQARAKAPSVWTVSCVADSSEQASAQHIVARHIQHGTTGLCFDVTEGDEVHALQTHLVGHYNVSNVLGVIACLRALGYSLADAVQACRVLPAVPGRMQTVGEAGEPLVVIDYAHTPDAVAQAVQALLPLAQSRGGELTCVLGCGGDRDVAKRPLMAAAAEQYAQQVVLTSDNPRSEDPQTILNQMLAGVQNADKAIVIADRAQAIAQTVQHARAQDVVLVAGKGHEDYQEIAGVKHPFSDVQHARDALLRRAKQEAAHV; this is translated from the coding sequence ATGAAGCGACTGCATAGCCCTCAAGACACCGCACAGTGGCTGCGCACCCAAGTGCGCGGCATGCTGCACACCGACAGCCGTCGTGTGAGCGATGGTGATGGCTTCATCGCTTGGCCCGGTGGTGTGACGGACGGTCGTCAGTTTGTGGCCTCTGCATTGAAGCAGGGCGCGACAGCCTGTGTCGTGGAGCACTCAGGCGCTGACGCATTTGCGTGGACTGACTGCGACGCTATTGCTACTTATGACGGCTTGAAAGCCGCCAGTGGTTTGATTGCTGCAGCGTATTACGAACAACCCAGCCAAGCGTTGGACGTGGTGGCCATCACGGGCACCAATGGCAAAACATCCACCGCATGGTGGTTGGCGCATGCCCTGCAAAACGGAGGCAAGCGCTGTGCCATCGTGGGCACCTTGGGTGTGGGTGAAGTTGGTCATCTCGAAGTGACGGGTATGACCACGCCTGACCCCGTGTTGTTGCAAGCCCGTTTGCGCGATATGGTGAATGCCGGCGTGAAGGCCTGCGCGATTGAGGCGTCATCCATCGGTTTGGCCGAACACCGCTTGGACGGCACGCAGGTGCGTGTGGCCATGTTCACCAATTTCACCCAAGACCATTTGGACTACCACGGCAGCATGGACAGCTACTGGCAGGCCAAGCTGGCTTTGTTCAGCTGGACAGGTTTGCAAGCGACGGTGATCAATGTGGACGATGCCAAAGGCTCTGCCTTGGCTGCGCAACTGCAAGCACGCGCTAAAGCGCCAAGTGTTTGGACAGTATCGTGTGTGGCAGATTCAAGCGAACAGGCGTCAGCTCAACACATCGTGGCTCGACACATCCAACACGGCACAACAGGCTTGTGCTTTGATGTGACAGAGGGCGATGAAGTGCACGCGCTTCAAACCCATTTGGTTGGTCATTACAACGTGAGCAATGTGTTGGGTGTCATCGCTTGTTTGCGCGCCTTGGGCTATAGCTTGGCTGATGCCGTGCAAGCTTGCCGTGTGTTGCCAGCCGTGCCAGGCCGCATGCAAACCGTGGGCGAAGCGGGCGAGCCTTTGGTCGTGATTGATTACGCACACACGCCAGATGCGGTGGCGCAAGCCGTACAAGCATTGTTGCCACTCGCGCAGTCACGCGGTGGCGAACTGACCTGCGTGTTGGGTTGCGGTGGTGACCGCGATGTCGCCAAGCGTCCCTTGATGGCCGCAGCCGCTGAGCAATACGCACAGCAGGTGGTGTTGACCAGCGACAACCCACGCAGCGAAGACCCGCAAACAATTTTGAATCAGATGTTGGCTGGCGTACAAAACGCAGACAAAGCCATCGTCATTGCCGACCGTGCGCAAGCGATTGCGCAAACGGTGCAGCACGCACGCGCACAAGATGTGGTGTTGGTCGCAGGCAAAGGCCACGAGGATTACCAAGAAATTGCAGGCGTCAAACATCCGTTCAGCGATGTTCAACACGCACGCGATGCGTTGCTTCGTCGCGCTAAGCAGGAGGCGGCCCATGTCTGA
- the mraY gene encoding phospho-N-acetylmuramoyl-pentapeptide-transferase, protein MLLTLAQWLQTLSPDFGFFRVFQYITFRAVMAALTALLIGLIAGPAVIRGLAALKIGQPIREYAMETHLTKSGTPTMGGVLILIGIAISTLLWADLSNRFVWIVMIVTFGFGAIGWVDDWRKVVNKDPEGMRSREKYMWQSIIGLVAALYMVFSISESNNYKVAELFISWVKSGFDVDLPPKAGLMVPFFKEITYPLGVFGFVIMTYLVIVGSSNAVNLTDGLDGLAIMPVVMVGSALGVFAYVTGSAVYSKYLFFPHIPGSGELLIFCAAMAGSGLAFLWFNTHPAQVFMGDVGALALGGALGTIAVIVRQEIVLAIMGGIFVVEALSVMLQVTYFKYTKKKYGEGRRILKMAPLHHHFEKSGWKETQVVVRFWIITMLLCLVGLSTLKLR, encoded by the coding sequence ATGCTGCTGACCTTGGCCCAATGGCTGCAAACTTTGTCGCCAGACTTTGGCTTTTTCCGCGTGTTTCAGTACATCACCTTCCGTGCGGTGATGGCGGCATTGACCGCATTGCTGATTGGTTTGATCGCAGGCCCCGCTGTGATTCGTGGCCTAGCCGCTTTGAAAATTGGCCAGCCCATTCGCGAGTACGCAATGGAAACCCACTTGACCAAGAGCGGCACGCCCACCATGGGCGGCGTGTTGATTTTGATTGGCATCGCCATCTCCACATTGCTGTGGGCTGATTTGTCCAACCGCTTTGTCTGGATCGTGATGATCGTCACCTTTGGCTTTGGTGCCATTGGTTGGGTGGACGATTGGCGCAAGGTCGTCAACAAAGACCCAGAGGGCATGCGCTCACGCGAGAAGTACATGTGGCAATCGATCATCGGTTTGGTGGCAGCGCTGTACATGGTGTTCAGCATTTCTGAGAGCAACAACTACAAAGTCGCTGAACTATTTATCTCGTGGGTGAAATCTGGTTTTGATGTGGACTTGCCACCCAAAGCCGGTTTGATGGTGCCTTTCTTTAAAGAAATCACTTATCCATTGGGCGTGTTTGGCTTTGTCATCATGACCTACTTGGTCATTGTGGGGTCGAGCAATGCGGTGAACTTGACCGATGGTTTGGATGGCTTGGCCATCATGCCGGTGGTGATGGTGGGCTCGGCCTTGGGCGTGTTTGCCTATGTCACGGGCAGCGCGGTGTATTCCAAATATTTGTTCTTCCCGCACATCCCAGGTTCGGGTGAGTTGCTCATCTTCTGTGCAGCCATGGCGGGTTCTGGTTTGGCGTTTTTATGGTTCAACACCCACCCTGCGCAAGTGTTCATGGGCGATGTAGGTGCGCTTGCTTTGGGTGGTGCGCTCGGCACGATTGCCGTCATCGTGCGTCAAGAAATTGTGCTCGCCATCATGGGTGGCATTTTTGTGGTGGAAGCTTTGTCGGTCATGCTGCAAGTGACTTACTTCAAGTACACCAAAAAGAAATATGGCGAAGGCCGCCGCATTTTGAAGATGGCGCCTTTGCATCACCACTTTGAGAAAAGCGGCTGGAAAGAAACCCAAGTCGTCGTGCGTTTTTGGATCATCACCATGCTGCTGTGCTTGGTGGGTCTGTCTACTTTGAAGCTGAGATAA
- the murF gene encoding UDP-N-acetylmuramoyl-tripeptide--D-alanyl-D-alanine ligase, whose protein sequence is MSEMNLSLKQISQWLSGAQLVGDAALTVQRINTDSRTCQAGDLFVALKGERFDANDFLPQVATSGATAALATHGLTEAKLAGVQVSDTRIALGQLAKGWRSQFKLPIIAVTGSNGKTTVTQMIASILRAGFGDDALATQGNLNNDIGVPQTLLRMRAHHRSAVVELGMNHPGEIAGLADMTQATVALVNNAQREHQEHMNSVDAVAQENGQVILALPANGVAVFPADDTYTAQWQAMAGARATLCFSLAPHSSAPVRLQSAAWQQDHWAVVAHTPAGDLHVQLHIAGRHNIGNALAATACALAAGVSLDVIAQGLSQFEPVKGRSRALSVTCQGRTITVVDDTYNANPDSVRAAIDVLADLPAPRLLVLGDMGEVGQQGPEFHQEVGAYAKAQGIDHVLCLGDLAVHTAQAVGAAAQHMADIDTLNAEMTKLLPHMGSVLVKGSRFMKMERVIDAILQCDSSKKEAAPCC, encoded by the coding sequence ATGTCTGAGATGAACCTCAGCTTGAAGCAAATCAGCCAGTGGCTCAGCGGCGCACAGCTGGTGGGTGATGCCGCCTTGACGGTTCAACGCATCAACACCGACAGCCGCACCTGCCAAGCGGGCGACTTGTTTGTGGCCTTGAAAGGTGAGCGCTTTGATGCCAACGACTTTTTGCCGCAAGTGGCCACCAGCGGTGCTACTGCTGCTTTGGCTACACACGGTTTGACCGAAGCCAAGCTCGCGGGTGTGCAAGTGAGCGACACGCGCATCGCATTGGGGCAGCTGGCCAAAGGATGGCGCAGCCAATTCAAGCTGCCCATCATTGCGGTGACTGGCAGCAACGGCAAAACCACCGTGACCCAAATGATTGCCAGCATCTTGCGTGCAGGCTTTGGTGACGACGCGTTGGCCACACAAGGCAACCTCAACAACGATATTGGCGTACCGCAAACCCTGTTGCGTATGCGCGCGCATCACCGCAGTGCGGTGGTGGAGTTGGGCATGAATCACCCTGGTGAAATTGCAGGTCTGGCTGACATGACCCAAGCCACCGTGGCCTTGGTCAACAACGCTCAGCGCGAACACCAAGAACACATGAACAGCGTGGATGCCGTGGCCCAAGAAAACGGCCAAGTCATTCTGGCTTTGCCCGCCAACGGCGTGGCGGTGTTCCCCGCTGACGACACCTACACCGCGCAATGGCAAGCCATGGCTGGTGCACGTGCCACCTTGTGTTTCTCGCTCGCGCCCCACAGCAGCGCACCTGTGCGTTTGCAAAGCGCCGCGTGGCAGCAAGACCATTGGGCGGTCGTGGCCCACACGCCTGCGGGTGACTTGCATGTGCAACTGCACATTGCCGGTCGTCACAACATTGGCAACGCTCTGGCCGCTACCGCTTGTGCACTTGCCGCAGGTGTGTCGCTTGATGTGATTGCACAAGGCCTTAGTCAGTTTGAACCTGTCAAAGGCCGCTCACGCGCCTTGAGTGTGACGTGCCAAGGCCGCACCATCACCGTGGTGGACGACACCTACAACGCCAACCCCGACTCGGTACGTGCCGCCATCGATGTGTTGGCCGACCTGCCTGCGCCACGTTTGCTGGTGCTTGGCGACATGGGCGAAGTGGGCCAGCAAGGCCCCGAGTTCCACCAAGAGGTGGGCGCGTATGCCAAAGCCCAAGGCATTGACCACGTGTTGTGCTTGGGCGACTTGGCGGTGCACACCGCACAAGCCGTGGGCGCTGCGGCGCAGCACATGGCTGACATCGACACCCTCAACGCTGAGATGACCAAGCTGTTGCCGCACATGGGCAGCGTGCTCGTCAAAGGCTCGCGTTTTATGAAGATGGAACGCGTGATCGACGCCATTCTTCAATGTGATTCATCTAAAAAGGAGGCTGCACCATGCTGCTGA
- the rsmH gene encoding 16S rRNA (cytosine(1402)-N(4))-methyltransferase RsmH, whose product MDTPWQHTTVLLSEAVDALDIKPDGTYVDATFGRGGHSRLILSKLSPQGRLIAFDKDLDAIAEANTIQDPRFSIRHQGFTHLGELDAASVDGVLMDLGVSSPQIDNPARGFSFRNDGPLDMRMDTTRGQSVSEWLAEAEVQHMAEVIREYGEERFALQIAKAIDARRQERGVPTSTAELAQLVADTVKTREPGKDPATRTFQAFRIFINAELEELQQALSASLQVLRPGGRLAVISFHSLEDRIVKQFITQHSREVYDRRAPFAAPKVMDFKAIDRIKPSAAEVEGNPRSRSAIMRVAERLGAGA is encoded by the coding sequence GTGGACACGCCATGGCAGCACACCACCGTCCTACTCAGCGAAGCTGTCGATGCACTCGACATCAAGCCGGACGGTACCTACGTAGATGCGACCTTTGGTCGCGGTGGGCATTCCCGTCTCATCTTGTCCAAGCTCTCGCCGCAGGGGCGTTTGATCGCCTTCGACAAAGACCTCGATGCCATTGCCGAGGCCAACACCATTCAAGACCCACGCTTTTCAATTCGCCACCAAGGCTTCACGCACCTGGGCGAGTTGGATGCGGCGTCGGTCGACGGCGTGCTGATGGATTTGGGGGTGAGCTCACCCCAGATCGACAACCCAGCACGCGGTTTTTCATTTCGAAACGATGGTCCTTTGGACATGCGCATGGACACCACCCGTGGCCAGAGCGTGTCCGAGTGGCTAGCCGAGGCAGAAGTCCAACACATGGCGGAGGTGATACGTGAATACGGCGAAGAACGGTTTGCTTTACAGATTGCAAAGGCGATTGATGCTCGCCGACAAGAACGGGGCGTGCCTACATCCACCGCTGAATTGGCCCAGCTCGTGGCTGACACGGTCAAAACCCGCGAGCCGGGCAAGGACCCTGCAACGCGCACATTTCAGGCTTTTCGGATTTTCATCAATGCCGAGCTTGAGGAGTTGCAACAAGCGCTGAGCGCTTCGTTGCAAGTCTTACGCCCCGGAGGTCGATTGGCTGTGATCAGTTTCCATTCCTTGGAAGACCGCATCGTCAAGCAATTCATCACGCAACATTCGCGTGAGGTGTATGACCGCCGTGCGCCTTTTGCGGCACCCAAGGTGATGGACTTCAAAGCGATTGATCGCATCAAGCCCAGCGCGGCCGAGGTGGAGGGAAACCCCCGCTCACGCAGTGCCATCATGCGCGTGGCTGAACGGTTAGGAGCTGGCGCATGA
- the dksA gene encoding RNA polymerase-binding protein DksA: MNAKSKKPASKKPVPAKKAAKTVATPKAVAKKVVKKPVAAKPSAKSAKPAAKPVAKKAAPAKSVAKKVVAKKAPAKKPVASKATPKTAPKKVVAKKVAAPAKKAVAKKAPAKVVKAPAKAVKATAKPVVKKAAAKTAVKVAVKASPKAAPKVSAKAALAKKAPAAKPTPAKAPVVKAAKPAKEPKAKVVAAPAPVVHVTPIIPGYTPVVHKKNSRAAKMAALVPPPPAQVVASNAAKNSFMPMTAPTAPTIVPVIPKKDAKLANNWKTKTADQLTDAEIIAMPDSEYMNATQMAFFRLKLVQLKNEVLSNASETTEHLREDTVVVPDPADRATIEEEHALELRTRDRERKLLKKIEQSIQRIDDGDYGYCDETGEAIGVGRLLARPTASLSLEAQERREIKQRMFGD; this comes from the coding sequence GTGAACGCTAAATCCAAGAAACCCGCTTCTAAGAAGCCTGTTCCCGCCAAGAAGGCGGCTAAGACAGTTGCAACGCCTAAAGCGGTTGCGAAGAAGGTCGTGAAAAAACCTGTGGCGGCTAAGCCCTCCGCAAAGTCTGCCAAGCCCGCAGCCAAGCCTGTGGCTAAGAAGGCTGCACCTGCTAAGTCGGTTGCTAAGAAGGTGGTTGCTAAGAAGGCTCCAGCTAAAAAGCCAGTGGCTTCTAAAGCAACGCCGAAGACCGCACCTAAAAAGGTGGTTGCTAAGAAGGTGGCTGCACCTGCTAAAAAGGCCGTCGCCAAGAAAGCGCCTGCCAAAGTGGTGAAAGCACCTGCAAAAGCAGTCAAAGCAACGGCTAAGCCCGTTGTCAAGAAGGCAGCAGCAAAGACAGCCGTCAAAGTAGCAGTCAAGGCCTCGCCAAAAGCAGCACCTAAGGTTTCAGCGAAAGCTGCTCTAGCCAAAAAGGCCCCAGCAGCCAAACCCACGCCCGCTAAAGCGCCTGTGGTCAAAGCAGCCAAGCCTGCCAAAGAACCAAAAGCCAAAGTGGTGGCCGCACCTGCACCTGTGGTGCATGTGACGCCCATCATTCCTGGTTACACCCCTGTGGTGCACAAGAAAAACTCCAGAGCCGCCAAGATGGCAGCTTTGGTTCCACCCCCGCCAGCTCAAGTGGTTGCGTCCAATGCAGCCAAAAACAGCTTTATGCCGATGACGGCACCTACTGCTCCAACTATTGTTCCCGTGATACCTAAAAAAGACGCCAAGCTTGCTAATAACTGGAAGACCAAAACGGCCGACCAACTGACCGATGCAGAAATCATCGCCATGCCTGACAGCGAGTACATGAACGCCACCCAAATGGCTTTCTTCCGACTCAAACTCGTGCAATTGAAAAACGAAGTGCTCAGCAATGCCAGTGAAACCACAGAGCATCTGCGTGAAGACACCGTGGTGGTGCCTGATCCAGCTGATCGCGCCACGATTGAAGAAGAGCACGCCTTGGAATTGCGTACACGCGACCGCGAACGCAAGTTGCTCAAGAAGATTGAGCAGTCCATTCAGCGCATCGACGATGGCGACTATGGCTACTGCGACGAAACTGGTGAAGCCATCGGTGTGGGCCGTTTGTTGGCTCGCCCAACGGCCAGTTTGTCGCTCGAAGCACAAGAGCGTCGCGAAATCAAGCAGCGTATGTTTGGGGATTGA
- the mraZ gene encoding division/cell wall cluster transcriptional repressor MraZ — MFQGASSLSLDAKGRLSVPTRHRDVLSATAAGQLTITRHPHGCLMIFPRTEWEKFRERIASLPMSAQWWKRIFLGNAMDVEMDGTGRVLISPELRTAAGISKDTMFLGMGNHFELWDKATYDEQEAQAMQGEMPDVFKEFSF, encoded by the coding sequence GTGTTTCAGGGCGCTTCATCGCTGAGTCTCGACGCCAAAGGTCGTCTGTCGGTGCCAACCAGGCATCGCGACGTCTTGAGCGCGACTGCGGCTGGGCAGCTCACCATCACGCGTCACCCCCACGGCTGTTTGATGATCTTTCCACGCACCGAGTGGGAGAAGTTCCGTGAGCGCATTGCCTCTCTGCCGATGAGTGCGCAATGGTGGAAACGTATCTTCTTGGGCAATGCGATGGATGTGGAGATGGATGGCACAGGTCGTGTCCTCATCTCGCCTGAGCTGCGCACGGCAGCGGGCATTAGCAAAGACACCATGTTCTTGGGTATGGGTAACCACTTTGAACTTTGGGACAAGGCGACGTACGACGAGCAAGAAGCCCAAGCCATGCAGGGCGAGATGCCCGATGTGTTCAAGGAATTCTCTTTTTAA
- a CDS encoding penicillin-binding protein 2, whose protein sequence is MTNRSVQYTSSPLLASKTPIWRSQFIVAVIAAGFLALVVRAAYVQVIDNAFFKRQGAVRFVRTLDLPANRGRILDRHGNILASSVPVPSIWANPEDIERDPVKLKALAKLLGMSPADLEKKLQDEDKTFVWLKRQVDESVAKDIAALKIKGVYDRKEYKRIYPEGESVAHVVGFTNVENLGQEGVELTFNQALGGKAGSRRVIKNRLGQVVEDIGEMVPPVDGEDLQLSIDSKVQYFAYEKIKESVVNNKAVAGSVVVLDIKTGEVLALVNYPSYSPGKRGSLSGAQLRNRALTDTFEPGSTMKPLVVGLALEKGIVKPETLIQTAPGKLQMGTATITDAHPHGVLSVNEVIQKSSNVGTVKIAMQMQPHDIWEMFTQVGLGQKPQVPFPGAVAGKVRAYKTWRPIEQATMSYGYGLSASLFQLAQAYTVFAHDGEMVPMSLVKTNQAVVSGARVLSSQNAAAIRNMLHMVTIQGGTAPKAQTMGYSVGGKTGTAHKVEGKGYASKKYRGFFVGIAPIDNPRIVVAVMVDEPTNGAYFGGDVAAPVFSQTVQQTLRMMGVQPDMAVKPQVVTKVEKESF, encoded by the coding sequence ATGACCAACCGCAGCGTGCAATACACCTCTAGCCCTTTGTTGGCAAGCAAGACGCCGATCTGGCGCAGTCAGTTCATTGTGGCTGTGATTGCGGCTGGCTTCTTGGCATTGGTGGTGCGCGCGGCTTATGTGCAGGTCATCGATAACGCCTTTTTTAAACGACAAGGTGCGGTCCGCTTCGTGCGCACCTTGGACTTGCCAGCGAACCGAGGACGCATCCTGGACCGCCACGGCAATATCTTGGCCTCCAGTGTGCCGGTGCCAAGTATTTGGGCCAATCCAGAGGATATTGAGCGCGACCCTGTCAAGCTCAAGGCGTTGGCCAAGTTGCTGGGCATGAGCCCTGCAGATCTGGAAAAGAAGCTGCAAGACGAAGACAAAACCTTTGTGTGGCTCAAACGTCAAGTTGATGAGTCGGTGGCGAAAGACATTGCGGCGCTCAAGATCAAAGGCGTTTACGACCGTAAAGAGTACAAGCGCATCTACCCCGAAGGTGAATCGGTTGCCCATGTGGTGGGATTTACGAATGTCGAAAACTTGGGTCAAGAAGGTGTAGAGCTCACCTTCAACCAAGCGTTGGGTGGCAAGGCTGGCTCGCGTCGCGTGATCAAAAACCGTCTGGGTCAGGTGGTTGAGGATATTGGCGAAATGGTGCCGCCTGTGGATGGTGAAGATTTGCAACTGAGCATAGACAGCAAGGTTCAATATTTCGCTTACGAAAAAATCAAAGAATCCGTGGTCAACAACAAGGCCGTGGCTGGCAGCGTGGTTGTGCTGGATATCAAAACGGGTGAGGTATTGGCCTTGGTCAATTACCCCAGTTACTCGCCGGGCAAACGGGGTAGCCTGAGTGGTGCGCAGCTTCGCAACCGAGCCCTCACCGATACGTTTGAACCAGGATCCACCATGAAACCACTCGTGGTGGGTTTGGCTTTGGAGAAGGGCATTGTCAAGCCTGAGACCTTGATTCAAACCGCGCCTGGCAAATTGCAAATGGGCACGGCCACCATTACCGATGCGCATCCACACGGTGTGCTGAGTGTGAATGAAGTGATTCAAAAATCCAGCAACGTGGGCACGGTGAAGATCGCCATGCAAATGCAGCCTCACGATATTTGGGAGATGTTCACGCAAGTGGGTTTGGGACAAAAACCCCAAGTGCCGTTCCCAGGTGCGGTTGCTGGCAAAGTGCGCGCCTACAAAACATGGCGTCCGATTGAGCAAGCCACCATGAGCTATGGCTACGGGCTATCGGCCAGTTTGTTTCAGTTGGCGCAGGCCTATACCGTGTTTGCACACGATGGCGAGATGGTGCCCATGAGTTTGGTTAAAACCAACCAAGCGGTGGTCAGCGGCGCGCGCGTGTTGTCCTCTCAAAATGCAGCCGCCATTCGCAACATGCTGCACATGGTCACCATCCAAGGCGGTACCGCACCGAAGGCGCAAACCATGGGCTACTCGGTCGGTGGCAAAACCGGTACCGCGCACAAGGTCGAAGGCAAGGGCTACGCGAGCAAAAAATACCGTGGCTTCTTTGTTGGCATCGCACCCATCGACAACCCACGCATCGTGGTGGCGGTGATGGTGGATGAGCCGACCAATGGTGCTTACTTCGGTGGCGATGTGGCTGCACCGGTGTTCAGTCAAACCGTGCAACAAACCTTGCGCATGATGGGTGTGCAGCCCGACATGGCGGTCAAGCCCCAAGTGGTGACCAAAGTTGAGAAGGAGTCGTTTTGA